Proteins from a genomic interval of Oreochromis aureus strain Israel breed Guangdong linkage group 6, ZZ_aureus, whole genome shotgun sequence:
- the LOC116321348 gene encoding uncharacterized protein LOC116321348 produces MSCKQKRGKSIFLFVATVYFYMFQLCCSVSLGQWEDGFTATERERIKQDKTLAGQHTGTGYDDLRESNEQGLHKLHLQPGSGEPHPHLSTPELKKSDVKFVPESLSWNIGNVSVKPKSWTPESVHGHQADFTGFQGEVLGLSSESSTHFSEWHAMSPLVECDDDVMIFTASGQGFTHLLVDRVGTSPISVFQLPPYCGYTLRTSWSDLEMMVPYDACYITQENNSYILPLLWWGTPLKLSCPIQISTPTPSFPLSPPSVFCSSFGMAVQIHAQEKDIPALGVKVNGALHPFVSEQCAYYIDSQSEEHTFFIYSSAPCFTSRDGLQLELVFGDNEYILSCPVTSWFPYAPSTPWSPPLSPDNPQYPNIPASTSPPPPPAPSPPPTPEQAAKFPDYPDYSYPGLQFPQLPQFPQLYLPGPQAKEPPQPTGDSPPGHQPNFPGKSPYSFGSLKYPPSHYHSPVMVLARPDPNPGPLENGQFPHQVPNLPPQYPFDYSHMSFYYPTVTTATTTPPQTTTTTVPPPTKPAKPPSHLLYPQYYLQMPYYPEPVNQPPAPLPPGPQYPPPSQSKQPIGPPASSYSSYYAYWPVSYPEPSAAPLDPIKTTAYNPGFLSNLFYLQPAESPTPAKEEPQKPVPQEICRPYSHTICSYYPYPYHVYNTLYPPHYIPPHPPLPQYPEIQPPVMTPKPTTTTTTPPTTSSTTPAGPSPWTPNLQCMTGRMVAFLPFTHPDSIQVKDQTNVWTFLSSVAPFCRYMLQMTEGFGVILHSPLPACHSHLQTPTTISLPLRFWDFSMAQYRTLDLQCPFQSPSDNPATDAPLTTPTPPSTTKVGIGPFAVPKPKIFCSSHEMTVELPSGPISEIVVKDIRGNQMNLKDVPKQCGYSATKGKDGKIHLNLQLHSRCHMSVQGTLYIITVIYMTVNGKKESQFSCPAAISGPRQECNLPHEQRLPCGSGSLSQTQCLSMGCCFNKHPPACYYPMDECTIDRHFVFSVPASITEPPLSPALLVAASNSTCRPQKVTSDYALFKIPMDGCGTRRVMLGETVVYMVEIINMVQAISLNYGTITRDSPVRLLVECRYMPGTILTVSYIVKTPTLGPEIQSYGAFGVQLRIAEDDQYKSYYPQYHQPLKMMLGKPLSLEVRLLNSPDPTLVLLVHFCVAYPRSGKAVWVLLYNGCPNPLDPAPPRAVLSQPLSPDAQTRRFTITTFQFLPDGEFKDLDEEIYFMCSTEICSPRDGPCVEGCFGQ; encoded by the exons ATGTCTTGcaaacagaaaagaggaaaaagtatatttttatttgtggcaactgtttatttttacatgtttcagTTGTGTTGTTCAGTAAGTTTAGGGCAGTGGGAGGATGGTTTTACCGCTACAGAACGGGAGAGGATTAAACAGGACAAAACTCTAGCTGGACAGCACACCGGGACAGGATACGATGATCTGCGCGAATCTAACGAGCAGGGACTTCACAAGCTTCATCTTCAGCCTGGATCTGGAGAGCCACACCCACATCTCAGTACACCAGAACTTAAGAAGTCGGACGTCAAATTTGTGCCCGAGAGTTTGTCTTGGAATATTGGGAATGTTAGCGTGAAACCAAAGTCCTGGACTCCAGAGTCCGTACATGGACATCAAGCAGATTTTACAG GTTTTCAGGGGGAGGTTTTGGGCCTGTCTTCTGAGTCCAGTACACATTTTTCTGAGTGGCACGCTATGAGTCCTCTGGTGGAGTGTGACGATGATGTCATGATCTTCACTGCCTCCGGTCAAGGATTCACACACCTGTTAGTGGACAGAG tGGGAACCTCTCCGATCTCGGTGTTTCAGTTGCCTCCATACTGTGGTTACACTCTGAGGACATCGTGGAGTGACCTTGAGATGATGGTACCGTACGACGCCTGTTACATCACCCAGGAG AATAACAGTTACATTCTGCCCTTGCTGTGGTGGGGCACCCCGCTGAAGCTCTCCTGCCCGATTCAGATATCAACTCCTACACCCTCGTTCCCTCTTTCACCACCCTCAGTCTTCTGCTCCTCCTTTGGCATGGCAGTGCAGATCCATGCACAGGAGAAAGATATACCTGCACTGGGAGTGAAAG TGAATGGAGCTCTGCATCCATTTGTATCTGAACAGTGTGCGTACTATATTGACTCCCAGTCTGAGGAGCATACTTTCTTCATCTACTCCAGTGCTCCTTGTTTCACCAGTAGA GATGGTCTCCAGCTTGAGCTTGTATTTGGTGATAATGAATACATTCTCTCCTGCCCAGTCACTTCTTGGTTCCCCTATGCACCCTCTACACCTTGGTCTCCACCTTTGTCTCCCGACAACCCTCAGTATCCCAACATCCCGGCATCCACttcccctcctccacctccagccCCTTCTCCACCTCCAACCCCAGAACAGGCCGCAAAATTTCCAGACTATCCTGACTACAGCTATCCTGGTCTCCAGTTCCCCCAGCTGCCCCAGTTCCCCCAGCTCTACCTTCCTGGGCCACAAGCCAAAGAGCCACCTCAGCCCACTGGTGACAGTCCTCCTGGACACCAGCCAAATTTTCCTGGGAAGTCACCTTATTCTTTTGGCTCCTTGAAATATCCACCTTCTCACTACCATTCTCCAGTCATGGTGCTGGCCAGGCCTGATCCCAATCCTGGTCCACTTGAAAATGGACAGTTTCCACATCAAGTGCCTAATTTACCTCCTCAGTATCCATTTGATTACTCCCATATGTCATTCTACTACCCAACAGTGACAACAGCTACAACCACTCCACCTCAAACCACCACCACTACTGTTCCTCCACCTACAAAACCAGCCAAACCTCCATCACATCTTCTTTACCCTCAGTACTATCTTCAGATGCCTTACTATCCTGAACCAGTAAACCAGCCACCTGCTCCTCTGCCTCCTGGTCCACAATATCCTCCTCCATCTCAGTCTAAACAGCCTATAGGTCCTCCAGCTTCTTCTTACAGCTCCTATTATGCTTATTGGCCAGTGTCCTACCCAGAACCTTCTGCTGCTCCACTTGACCCTATTAAAACCACTGCTTACAACCCCGGCTTTCTCTCAAATCTGTTTTACCTACAACCAGCTGAATCTCCAACACCTGCCAAAGAGGAACCTCAGAAACCAGTTCCACAAGAGATCTGTCGGCCTTACAGTCACACAATATGTAGCTATTATCCTTATCCTTACCATGTTTATAATACTCTCTACCCACCACACTACATTCCACCCCACCCCCCTCTGCCTCAGTATCCAGAGATTCAACCACCTGTGATGACACCAAAgcctaccaccaccactactACTCCTCCCACCACAAGCTCTACAACCCCAGCTGGGCCCTCTCCATGGACTCCTAATCTCCAGTGTATGACTGGGAGGATGGTTGCCTTCCTGCCTTTTACTCACCCAGACTCTATACAGGTCAAAG ACCAAACAAACGTCTGGACTTTCCTCTCCAGTGTGGCTCCATTCTGCAGGTACATGCTACAGATGACTGAGGGCTTTGGGGTAATTCTCCACTCTcctctgcctgcctgccacagccACTTACAG ACTCCCACGACCATTTCCTTACCTCTACGGTTTTGGGACTTCTCCATGGCGCAGTACAGGACTCTGGACCTGCAGTGCCCATTTCAAAGCCCCTCTGACAATCCTGCTACAGATGCCCCACTCACCACACCAACCCCACCAAGCACCACCAAGGTTGGGATCGGCCCGTTTGCTGTTCCAAAGCCTAAAATCTTCTGCTCTTCTCATGAGATGACTGTGGAGCTCCCCTCTGGTCCCATTTCAGAAATAGTTGTTAAag ACATCAGGGGGAACCAGATGAACCTCAAGGATGTCCCAAAGCAATGTGGGTACTCTGCAACCAAAGGCAAAGATGGCAAAATCCATTTGAATCTACAGTTGCACTCACGCTGCCACATGAGTGTGCAG GGTACGCTATACATCATCACTGTCATCTACATGACAGTAAATGGCAAAAAGGAGTCTCAGTTTTCCTGTCCGGCTGCCATCTCGGGGCCCAGGCAAG AGTGCAACCTTCCTCACGAACAGCGTCTCCCCTGTGGATCCGGCTCTCTATCCCAGACACAGTGCCTCTCCATGGGCTGCTGCTTCAACAAGCACCCCCCTGCCTGCTACTACCCCATGGATG AGTGCACTATTGACCGCCACTTTGTCTTCTCTGTGCCTGCCTCCATCACGGAGCCCCCTCTTTCCCCCGCCCTGCTTGTCGCTGCCAGCAACTCCACCTGCAGACCTCAGAAAGTGACTTCGGACTACGCCTTGTTTAAGATCCCGATGGATGGCTGTGGGACACGCAGAGTG ATGTTGGGGGAAACTGTTGTCTATATGGTAGAAATCATCAACATGGTTCAGGCAATCAGCCTCAACTATGGCACCATCACAAGAGATTCTCCTGTCAG gctgctggtggagtGCAGGTACATGCCAGGAACCATTCTGACTGTGAGCTACATAGTTAAAACTCCCACCCTCGGTCCTGAAATTCAGTCCTACGGGGCATTTGGAGTTCAGCTAAGGATTGCTGAAG ATGACCAGTACAAAAGCTACTACCCACAGTATCACCAGCCCTTGAAGATGATGCTGGGGAAGCCTCTCAGTCTGGAAGTGCGGCTCCTCAACTCTCCGGATCCCACTTTAGTTCTGCTGGTACACTTCTGCGTGGCCTACCCCCGCTCTGGAAAAGCTGTGTGGGTGCTGCTGTACAATGG ATGTCCCAACCCTTTGGACCCAGCCCCGCCACGGGCTGTTCTATCTCAGCCACTTTCTCCTGATGCTCAGACCCGGCGCTTCACCATCACAACCTTCCAGTTCCTTCCTGATGGTGAGTTTAAGGATCTGGATGAAGAG ATCTACTTCATGTGTTCGACTGAAATCTGCTCGCCACGTGACGGTCCTTGTGTTGAAGGATGCTTTGGCCAGTGA